The following proteins are encoded in a genomic region of Eriocheir sinensis breed Jianghai 21 chromosome 2, ASM2467909v1, whole genome shotgun sequence:
- the LOC127002581 gene encoding G protein-coupled receptor kinase 2-like isoform X1, which yields MELENIVANTVYLKAREGGTDSNKGKSKKWRRLLQFPHISQCLDLKSKIDVRYSYVVDQQPIGRLLFRQFCETVKPVYHKYNIFLDEVERYQVEVDEKRHEVAHIIFNKYLQKTSSVCHIVGILNESLIVTCKENLDTAGKELFLGCAAEVKLFLANEPFKEFEASMYFHRYLQWKYLESQPVTYKTFRMYRVLGKGGFGEVCACQVRATGKMYACKKLEKKRIKKRKGEAMVLIEKQILQKINSRFVVSLAYAYETKDSLCLVLTIMNGGDLKFHIYNMGGDPGFDHERAVFHAAEVLCGLGHLHTQGIVYRDCKPENILLDDHGHVRISDLGLAVQIPEGEMVRGRVGTVGYMAPEVIDNEKYTFSPDWFSFGCLIYEMIEGQAPFRARKEKVKREEVDRRVKEQQETYSHKFSEEAKLICQQLLKKGVRERLGCTRGRHGVAEVKTHSFYKSVNWKRLEAGMCEPPFVPDPHAVYAKDVLDIEQFSTVKGVNLDATDDSFYSKFNTGSVSIPWQQEMIETKCFEELNVFGPYNTPSNDLRLDMPPPEDSKSCFPFRRRVCCSVGGS from the exons GAGGTACAGACAGcaataaaggaaaaagtaaaaaatggagAAGGTTATTACAATTTCCACATATATCACAATGCCTAGATTTAAAGAGCAAAATAG ATGTAAGATACAGCTATGTAGTGGATCAACAGCCCATAGGAAGATTGCTCTTTCGGCAGTTTTGTGAAACTGTAAAACCTGTGTACCATAAGTACAATATTTTCTTAGATGAAGTT GAAAGATATCAAGTTGAGGTTGATGAGAAGAGACATGAGGTGGCACACATCATCTTCAACAAATATCTTCAAAAGACT TCTTCAGTGTGTCACATAGTGGGAATCTTGAACGAGTCGTTGATAGTGACCTGCAAGGAAAACCTGGACACAGCAGGGAAGGAGCTCTTCCTTGGGTGTGCAGCAGAAGTCAAGCTCTTCCTGGCCAATGAGCCTTTCAAAGAATTTGAGGCTTCCATGTACTTTCATAGGTATTTACAATGGAAGTATCTAGAAAG TCAACCTGTAACGTACAAGACCTTCAGGATGTACCGGGTGCTGGGCAAGGGAGGCTTTGGGGAGGTGTGCGCCTGCCAAGTGAGGGCGACGGGCAAGATGTACGCTTGCAAGAAgttggagaaaaagagaataaagaaacgcAAAGGTGAAGCGATGGTGCTTATAGAAAAGCAAATCCTACAAAAAATAAATTCCAGATTTGTC GTTAGTTTAGCATATGCCTATGAGACCAAGGATTCACTGTGTCTGGTATTGACAATAATGAATGGGGGTGACCTCAAGTTCCACATCTACAATATGGGAGGGGACCCAGGCTTTGACCACGAGAGAGCGGTGTTTCATGCTGCTGAG GTGTTGTGTGGCCTTGGGCACCTACACACACAGGGTATTGTATATAGAGATTGCAAGCCAGAGAATATATTGTTGGATGACCACGGGCATGTTCGAATatctgaccttggcttagctgtccAGATTCCTGAGGGAGAGATGGTGCGAGGCAGAGTGGGCACAGTGGGCTACATGG CACCAGAGGTTATCGACAATGAGAAGTACACCTTCTCTCCTGACTGGTTCAGCTTTGGTTGCCTCATCTATGAGATGATTGAGGGACAAGCGCCTTTCAGGGCACGGAAAGAAAAG GTGAAGCGAGAAGAAGTAGATCGTAGAGTGAAGGAGCAGCAGGAGACTTATTCCCATAAGTTTTCTGAGGAAGCTAAGTTAATATGTCAGCAG tTGTTAAAAAAGGGTGTCCGGGAACGACTGGGCTGCACGCGGGGGAGGCACGGCGTGGCAGAGGTCAAGACTCACTCCTTCTACAAGAGTGTGAATTGGAAGCGGCTTGAGGCTGGGATGTGTGAACCTCCTTTTGTCCCAGAT cCTCATGCAGTGTATGCAAAAGATGTGCTGGACATTGAACAGTTCAGTACCGTAAAAGGAGTCAACCTTGATGCAACTGATGACTCCTTCTACTCAAAATTCAACACTGGATCTGTGTCCATACCTTGGCAACAAGAG ATGATTGAAACCAAATGCTTTGAGGAGCTTAATGTATTTGGGCCATACAACACCCCCAGTAATGACCTGAGACTTGATATGCCCCCACCAGAGGACAGCAAAAGCTGCTTCCCCTTCAGGCGACGGGTATGCTGCAG cgTCGGAGGTAGCTAG
- the LOC127002581 gene encoding G protein-coupled receptor kinase 2-like isoform X2 — protein sequence MELENIVANTVYLKAREGGTDSNKGKSKKWRRLLQFPHISQCLDLKSKIDVRYSYVVDQQPIGRLLFRQFCETVKPVYHKYNIFLDEVERYQVEVDEKRHEVAHIIFNKYLQKTSSVCHIVGILNESLIVTCKENLDTAGKELFLGCAAEVKLFLANEPFKEFEASMYFHRYLQWKYLESQPVTYKTFRMYRVLGKGGFGEVCACQVRATGKMYACKKLEKKRIKKRKGEAMVLIEKQILQKINSRFVVSLAYAYETKDSLCLVLTIMNGGDLKFHIYNMGGDPGFDHERAVFHAAEVLCGLGHLHTQGIVYRDCKPENILLDDHGHVRISDLGLAVQIPEGEMVRGRVGTVGYMAPEVIDNEKYTFSPDWFSFGCLIYEMIEGQAPFRARKEKVKREEVDRRVKEQQETYSHKFSEEAKLICQQLLKKGVRERLGCTRGRHGVAEVKTHSFYKSVNWKRLEAGMCEPPFVPDPHAVYAKDVLDIEQFSTVKGVNLDATDDSFYSKFNTGSVSIPWQQEMIETKCFEELNVFGPYNTPSNDLRLDMPPPEDSKSCFPFRRRRRR from the exons GAGGTACAGACAGcaataaaggaaaaagtaaaaaatggagAAGGTTATTACAATTTCCACATATATCACAATGCCTAGATTTAAAGAGCAAAATAG ATGTAAGATACAGCTATGTAGTGGATCAACAGCCCATAGGAAGATTGCTCTTTCGGCAGTTTTGTGAAACTGTAAAACCTGTGTACCATAAGTACAATATTTTCTTAGATGAAGTT GAAAGATATCAAGTTGAGGTTGATGAGAAGAGACATGAGGTGGCACACATCATCTTCAACAAATATCTTCAAAAGACT TCTTCAGTGTGTCACATAGTGGGAATCTTGAACGAGTCGTTGATAGTGACCTGCAAGGAAAACCTGGACACAGCAGGGAAGGAGCTCTTCCTTGGGTGTGCAGCAGAAGTCAAGCTCTTCCTGGCCAATGAGCCTTTCAAAGAATTTGAGGCTTCCATGTACTTTCATAGGTATTTACAATGGAAGTATCTAGAAAG TCAACCTGTAACGTACAAGACCTTCAGGATGTACCGGGTGCTGGGCAAGGGAGGCTTTGGGGAGGTGTGCGCCTGCCAAGTGAGGGCGACGGGCAAGATGTACGCTTGCAAGAAgttggagaaaaagagaataaagaaacgcAAAGGTGAAGCGATGGTGCTTATAGAAAAGCAAATCCTACAAAAAATAAATTCCAGATTTGTC GTTAGTTTAGCATATGCCTATGAGACCAAGGATTCACTGTGTCTGGTATTGACAATAATGAATGGGGGTGACCTCAAGTTCCACATCTACAATATGGGAGGGGACCCAGGCTTTGACCACGAGAGAGCGGTGTTTCATGCTGCTGAG GTGTTGTGTGGCCTTGGGCACCTACACACACAGGGTATTGTATATAGAGATTGCAAGCCAGAGAATATATTGTTGGATGACCACGGGCATGTTCGAATatctgaccttggcttagctgtccAGATTCCTGAGGGAGAGATGGTGCGAGGCAGAGTGGGCACAGTGGGCTACATGG CACCAGAGGTTATCGACAATGAGAAGTACACCTTCTCTCCTGACTGGTTCAGCTTTGGTTGCCTCATCTATGAGATGATTGAGGGACAAGCGCCTTTCAGGGCACGGAAAGAAAAG GTGAAGCGAGAAGAAGTAGATCGTAGAGTGAAGGAGCAGCAGGAGACTTATTCCCATAAGTTTTCTGAGGAAGCTAAGTTAATATGTCAGCAG tTGTTAAAAAAGGGTGTCCGGGAACGACTGGGCTGCACGCGGGGGAGGCACGGCGTGGCAGAGGTCAAGACTCACTCCTTCTACAAGAGTGTGAATTGGAAGCGGCTTGAGGCTGGGATGTGTGAACCTCCTTTTGTCCCAGAT cCTCATGCAGTGTATGCAAAAGATGTGCTGGACATTGAACAGTTCAGTACCGTAAAAGGAGTCAACCTTGATGCAACTGATGACTCCTTCTACTCAAAATTCAACACTGGATCTGTGTCCATACCTTGGCAACAAGAG ATGATTGAAACCAAATGCTTTGAGGAGCTTAATGTATTTGGGCCATACAACACCCCCAGTAATGACCTGAGACTTGATATGCCCCCACCAGAGGACAGCAAAAGCTGCTTCCCCTTCAGGCGACGG cgTCGGAGGTAG